Proteins encoded in a region of the Bacillus sp. T3 genome:
- a CDS encoding amino acid permease: MANKELKRGLESRHIQMIALGGTIGVGLFMGSASTIKWTGPSVLLAYAITGIFIFFIMRAMGEMLYLEPSTGSFATFGHKYIHPLAGYMTAWSNWFQWVTVGMAEIIAVGTYMNYWFPDLPGWIPGIIAMIILGAANLISVKSFGEFEFWFAMIKIVTIVLMVAAGFGLIFFGIGNGGEAIGLSNLWEHGGFFTGGWTGFFFALSLVIGAYQGVELIGITAGEARDPQKTLTNAINSIIWRILIFYIGAIFVIITVYPWDELSAIGSPFVATFAKIGITVAAGLINFVVITAAMSGCNSGIYSAGRMLYTLGINGQAPKIFTKVSNNGVPLLGTIGVLVGLAVGVVLSYIAPENIFVYVYSASVLPGMVPWFVILISQINFRKAKGAEMDKHPFKMPFAPYTNYLTIAFLVMVLVGMWFNDDTRVSLIAGIVFLGLVAVSFYAFGINKAVPADVELKEKGRLVKVF, translated from the coding sequence GTGGCAAATAAAGAATTAAAAAGAGGATTGGAATCGCGCCATATTCAGATGATTGCTTTGGGCGGTACAATCGGTGTTGGTTTATTTATGGGCTCCGCCAGTACAATTAAATGGACAGGTCCATCTGTATTGCTGGCTTATGCCATTACTGGGATTTTTATATTTTTCATTATGCGTGCCATGGGAGAAATGTTGTATTTAGAGCCAAGTACAGGTTCATTTGCGACTTTTGGACACAAGTATATCCATCCATTAGCAGGTTATATGACGGCTTGGAGTAACTGGTTTCAGTGGGTAACCGTTGGTATGGCTGAAATAATTGCAGTTGGGACATACATGAATTATTGGTTCCCAGATTTACCTGGTTGGATTCCTGGTATTATTGCAATGATTATTCTTGGTGCGGCAAACTTAATTTCCGTAAAATCGTTTGGTGAATTTGAGTTTTGGTTTGCTATGATAAAAATCGTTACTATTGTCTTGATGGTAGCCGCTGGGTTTGGTCTTATATTCTTCGGAATTGGTAACGGTGGAGAGGCAATCGGATTATCAAATTTATGGGAGCACGGAGGCTTCTTTACTGGAGGCTGGACAGGTTTCTTTTTCGCTCTATCATTAGTTATCGGTGCGTATCAAGGTGTTGAATTAATAGGGATTACGGCTGGTGAAGCAAGAGATCCTCAAAAGACGCTAACAAATGCAATAAACAGTATTATTTGGCGTATTTTGATTTTCTATATTGGGGCAATCTTTGTCATTATAACCGTTTATCCTTGGGATGAGTTAAGTGCAATTGGTAGTCCGTTTGTAGCAACCTTTGCAAAAATCGGAATTACAGTTGCTGCGGGACTTATTAACTTCGTTGTCATCACTGCTGCCATGTCTGGATGTAATAGTGGTATTTATAGTGCAGGACGGATGCTTTATACATTGGGAATCAACGGACAAGCTCCAAAGATCTTTACAAAGGTATCAAATAATGGTGTACCACTATTAGGTACGATTGGAGTACTAGTCGGTTTAGCAGTTGGCGTTGTTTTAAGTTATATTGCACCCGAAAATATCTTCGTATATGTATACAGTGCAAGTGTACTTCCCGGTATGGTGCCTTGGTTTGTTATTCTAATCAGTCAAATTAATTTTAGAAAAGCAAAAGGTGCAGAAATGGACAAACATCCATTTAAAATGCCGTTTGCTCCTTACACAAATTACTTAACAATTGCCTTTTTAGTGATGGTATTAGTCGGAATGTGGTTTAATGATGATACGCGTGTGTCACTAATTGCAGGTATCGTTTTTCTAGGCCTCGTTGCAGTTAGCTTTTACGCATTTGGAATCAACAAGGCCGTTCCGGCAGATGTTGAATTAAAGGAAAAAGGAAGATTAGTTAAGGTTTTTTAG
- a CDS encoding YfmQ family protein, with protein sequence MYSFFQPSNFIEKYYIWPGSEQSYLNPGKGGNPIVETKRGKKEIRLTESSTMTK encoded by the coding sequence ATTTATTCATTTTTTCAACCAAGCAATTTTATCGAAAAATATTACATCTGGCCTGGTTCAGAGCAAAGCTATTTAAATCCTGGGAAGGGCGGGAACCCAATCGTTGAAACAAAAAGAGGAAAGAAGGAAATTCGTCTTACTGAATCCTCTACAATGACCAAGTAG
- a CDS encoding NAD-dependent epimerase/dehydratase family protein, with protein sequence MAVMENLIQQNKKVLMVNTRGRADVPSSVKVIKGDVTKQENVLDICNSYNISIIYHCLGLPYQSWANLFPIMMDNIIEAAALNNIKIVYADNLYAYGPHNEPLKETFSYKPVGRKTQVRADVAMKLMNAHDSGKVKATIGRGADFYGPRVKNSALGQQVFNNLIAGKPADLLGNPDTLHSYIFIDDFAKGLIVLADHEEALGEIWHIPTPNPTSTRKIVKKIANELGIIPKYRIAGKFIVNIAGIFNSDMREFKELMYQHIHPFIVDSNKFQQRFLFATTPHDEAIRQTISWYQNNPKTLTT encoded by the coding sequence ATGGCTGTAATGGAGAATCTAATTCAACAAAACAAAAAAGTGCTCATGGTCAATACTAGAGGAAGAGCTGATGTCCCGAGCTCTGTGAAGGTAATAAAAGGGGATGTCACGAAGCAGGAAAATGTGCTTGATATTTGCAATTCTTATAATATATCAATCATTTACCACTGTTTAGGTCTGCCCTACCAATCTTGGGCCAATCTTTTTCCAATCATGATGGATAATATTATTGAAGCAGCTGCACTAAATAATATTAAAATTGTTTATGCAGATAACCTTTATGCTTACGGTCCTCATAATGAACCGCTTAAGGAGACTTTTTCCTATAAGCCAGTTGGTAGGAAAACACAAGTAAGGGCTGATGTCGCGATGAAATTAATGAATGCCCACGATTCTGGAAAAGTAAAAGCAACGATAGGCAGAGGTGCAGATTTTTATGGTCCTCGTGTGAAAAACTCCGCATTAGGGCAACAGGTTTTTAACAATTTAATTGCTGGGAAGCCAGCAGACTTACTAGGTAATCCTGATACACTGCATTCCTATATTTTTATTGATGATTTTGCTAAGGGACTGATTGTGTTGGCGGATCACGAGGAAGCATTAGGGGAAATTTGGCATATTCCAACTCCTAACCCTACATCCACTAGGAAAATAGTCAAAAAAATAGCTAATGAACTTGGGATAATACCCAAGTATAGAATCGCAGGGAAATTTATTGTCAACATTGCTGGGATATTTAATTCTGATATGAGAGAATTTAAAGAGTTAATGTATCAGCACATACATCCTTTCATTGTAGACTCAAACAAATTCCAACAAAGATTTTTATTTGCCACAACTCCTCACGATGAAGCCATTCGACAAACAATAAGTTGGTATCAAAACAACCCAAAAACTCTTACTACATAA
- a CDS encoding FtsX-like permease family protein yields the protein MDWLILKNDFRRNKVINLALLLFMMFSACLAVLAVVMAVQTFTSISELYKTAQPPHFVQMHKGELNQKKIDEFMSDYDGLTSWQTSTMIDVYGESLTVVGNEDTYNLSDLRLDIGLVKQNKTKDLLLNSNHHKVTIHKGEIGIPVLLKEMYGMEIGDHVILKSNDVTKEFVIKKFVLDSMMNSTMTSSTRILISDEDFKELKGQVGENEYLIEAYFTNSKEASDFQTAYENAGLPQNGQAVTYTIIFILSALTDIVTVFVLLLVSILLIIVSFICVKFTIMAALEEDIGEIGTMKAIGLPFAEIRDLYLNKYRVLAIAGVIIGYIAALLISGVFTKHISATFGNMSISTLAVILSLIVGVLVFLLINYYCKKILKKIKKVTVVEALVNGKGFDKDKGGIKDGLHNSKKLSVNLLMGIREVFYKFKNWIIVFAVVLIAVLMIMVPVNLMNTFEAPEFITYMGSSQEDILIEVENGGKLETSYANVKQLLQNDAAIENYYEYRRVSVQTTDADAEQMNLHVDCGNNAGNKLQYLSGKAPQSENEIAISYLNAEKIGKDADDTIVLFFNGKEQKFVISGIYQDVTSGGYTAKSNYNFSGLDSEKYTFSVNLKSNADVGIKADKWSEKLGSGVSVDPMEEFINQTLGGVVKQLRTIVIAIVIIGACLAMLITVLFLKLRLAKDLSEIAIFKAVGFSEHDVKLQYMIKIGCTSITGIVTGLILTDVLGEKIINLGLSIAGIGLKEVKLIANPVIEYIVAPCVLIVLILFVTWMVVRTIKKYNIISIINE from the coding sequence ATGGATTGGTTAATTCTTAAAAATGATTTTAGAAGAAATAAAGTAATTAATCTAGCATTACTGTTGTTTATGATGTTTTCAGCTTGTCTTGCGGTCTTGGCTGTAGTTATGGCAGTACAAACCTTTACTTCAATATCTGAATTATATAAGACGGCACAGCCGCCTCACTTCGTTCAGATGCACAAAGGAGAACTCAATCAGAAGAAAATAGATGAGTTTATGTCAGATTACGACGGACTAACTTCTTGGCAGACCTCGACAATGATTGATGTTTACGGTGAAAGTCTTACAGTTGTTGGTAATGAGGATACGTACAATCTTTCTGACCTCCGTCTTGACATTGGTCTTGTAAAGCAAAATAAAACAAAGGATTTACTTTTAAACTCAAATCATCATAAAGTAACCATTCATAAAGGCGAAATAGGGATTCCCGTACTTTTAAAGGAAATGTATGGGATGGAAATTGGTGACCATGTTATTTTGAAAAGTAATGATGTCACGAAAGAATTTGTCATTAAAAAATTCGTTTTGGATTCGATGATGAATTCAACGATGACATCTTCTACTAGAATACTGATAAGCGATGAGGATTTTAAGGAGCTTAAGGGTCAGGTTGGCGAGAATGAATATCTCATAGAAGCGTATTTTACCAATTCAAAAGAAGCGTCGGATTTTCAGACTGCCTATGAAAATGCAGGACTTCCACAGAATGGTCAAGCTGTAACCTATACGATCATATTTATACTGAGTGCTTTAACGGATATCGTCACAGTATTTGTGCTGCTTCTGGTTAGTATCCTGTTAATCATTGTTTCTTTTATCTGTGTCAAGTTTACCATCATGGCTGCGTTGGAAGAAGATATCGGAGAGATCGGTACAATGAAAGCGATTGGACTTCCTTTTGCCGAAATAAGGGATCTTTATCTTAATAAGTACAGGGTATTAGCTATCGCGGGCGTCATCATAGGATATATTGCAGCCCTGTTGATTAGCGGTGTGTTTACAAAGCATATCAGTGCTACTTTTGGAAATATGAGCATATCTACTTTAGCCGTTATTCTATCACTTATAGTTGGGGTTCTTGTTTTTCTTTTGATTAACTATTACTGTAAGAAAATATTAAAGAAAATAAAAAAGGTTACGGTTGTTGAAGCTTTAGTTAATGGTAAGGGCTTTGATAAGGATAAAGGCGGAATTAAGGATGGACTACATAATTCAAAGAAGCTTTCTGTTAACCTGTTGATGGGAATACGAGAGGTTTTCTATAAGTTTAAAAATTGGATCATTGTATTTGCAGTGGTGTTAATTGCTGTACTGATGATTATGGTTCCTGTTAACTTGATGAATACGTTCGAGGCGCCTGAATTTATTACCTATATGGGTAGTTCGCAAGAGGATATCCTGATTGAAGTTGAAAATGGTGGGAAACTTGAAACGAGCTATGCCAATGTAAAACAGCTATTGCAAAACGATGCTGCTATTGAAAATTATTATGAATATCGAAGGGTAAGTGTCCAGACTACTGATGCTGATGCTGAACAAATGAATCTGCATGTAGATTGTGGAAACAATGCGGGTAATAAGCTGCAGTATCTTAGTGGGAAGGCTCCCCAGTCGGAAAATGAAATAGCAATTTCCTACCTTAACGCTGAAAAAATTGGTAAAGATGCCGATGACACAATCGTACTTTTCTTTAATGGCAAAGAGCAGAAATTTGTTATTTCAGGAATCTATCAAGATGTAACAAGCGGTGGCTATACGGCAAAATCAAACTATAATTTTTCGGGACTTGATTCAGAGAAATATACATTTTCAGTTAATTTAAAAAGTAATGCAGATGTGGGAATAAAGGCAGACAAGTGGTCTGAAAAGCTTGGGTCCGGAGTAAGCGTCGACCCAATGGAGGAATTTATAAACCAGACATTGGGCGGAGTCGTAAAACAACTTAGAACGATTGTGATTGCTATTGTCATCATTGGCGCCTGTTTGGCCATGCTGATCACTGTTTTATTTTTGAAACTGCGGTTGGCAAAGGATTTATCGGAAATAGCAATTTTTAAAGCGGTCGGATTTTCTGAACATGATGTTAAGCTGCAGTACATGATTAAAATAGGATGTACTTCCATAACCGGCATCGTGACTGGACTAATCTTAACGGATGTCTTAGGAGAAAAGATAATCAACCTTGGTTTAAGTATTGCGGGAATTGGGCTCAAGGAGGTTAAGCTTATTGCTAATCCTGTAATTGAATATATTGTAGCTCCTTGTGTTTTGATAGTGCTGATTCTGTTCGTAACATGGATGGTTGTAAGAACGATAAAAAAATACAACATTATTTCTATTATTAACGAATAG
- a CDS encoding ABC transporter ATP-binding protein, with the protein MKTILAVKNLSKSFEETQVLNNINLNVDEGEFLAIMGQSGSGKSTLLYGISGMDRPTSGNVLFCGKDISKLDDEKISEIRLKQMGFIFQHAYLLKNLSIRDNIVLPGFKANILSREQVNQNADTLMRKTGISSVAKHDVKKVSGGQLQRASICRALINQPNILFGDEPTWALNSSTTKEVMNIINDVNAEGTTVIIVSHDAKVAARADRVIFLMDGNIHDELRLGKCVGDEQTKSSREKRLFEWLETQGF; encoded by the coding sequence GTGAAAACGATATTAGCGGTAAAAAATTTATCTAAAAGCTTTGAGGAAACACAGGTATTAAATAATATTAATCTTAATGTGGATGAGGGCGAATTTCTGGCCATTATGGGACAATCTGGTTCTGGAAAATCCACCTTGCTTTATGGGATAAGTGGAATGGACAGACCTACGTCCGGCAATGTGTTGTTTTGTGGTAAAGATATTTCTAAGCTAGATGATGAAAAGATCAGTGAAATACGGCTTAAACAAATGGGATTCATTTTTCAACACGCCTATCTATTAAAAAATCTATCAATCCGAGATAATATTGTACTCCCTGGGTTTAAGGCAAATATTTTATCTAGAGAGCAGGTCAATCAAAATGCCGATACCTTAATGAGAAAGACAGGGATTTCCAGTGTCGCAAAACATGATGTTAAAAAGGTTTCAGGTGGGCAGCTGCAACGTGCATCTATTTGCAGGGCGTTGATTAATCAGCCAAATATTTTATTTGGGGATGAACCTACCTGGGCGTTAAATAGTAGTACCACTAAAGAAGTAATGAATATCATCAACGATGTAAATGCTGAAGGGACAACCGTCATTATTGTGTCCCATGATGCGAAAGTGGCAGCGAGGGCAGACCGGGTGATATTTCTAATGGATGGAAATATCCATGATGAATTGAGATTGGGAAAATGTGTTGGAGACGAACAGACAAAATCATCACGTGAGAAAAGGCTATTCGAGTGGTTAGAAACTCAGGGATTTTAG
- a CDS encoding MFS transporter gives MLLNPIGGILADRYDRRLMMICGDFFSALGLLFILISIQTGHGGVLSVCIGITISSVFLALLEPAYKATVTDLLSEEEYAKASGLVQMAGASKYLISPFIAGLILTITDIRGILIIDMATFFVTVLAVAAVRKKIQAVKPLKDDFNFFKEFKEGIQSIISDKGVRSLVILMAFMCFFVAFIQTLMTPMILAFADAKTLGIMESISAVGMLIGSLIIGFLHIKNHFSRILMISLMVAGVFMAMTGTTTNSTLIVVYCILFFTALPFVNTCADVLIRIRIPKDVQGRAWGMISVLTQVGYVVAYAVCGLLADYVFGPMLMKDGILAGSVGRLIGVGEGRGIGFMLMIAGIVMVAFAFLFGSKKSIKEMEGSINGLVNS, from the coding sequence ATTCTTCTGAACCCGATTGGAGGTATTCTTGCTGACCGTTATGACAGAAGGCTGATGATGATATGTGGTGATTTTTTTTCGGCGTTAGGTCTTCTTTTTATACTGATCAGTATACAGACAGGTCATGGTGGGGTTTTGTCAGTATGCATTGGTATCACGATTAGTTCTGTGTTTTTAGCCTTACTTGAACCTGCATATAAGGCCACTGTTACCGATCTCCTATCAGAGGAAGAGTATGCGAAAGCAAGCGGTCTGGTTCAGATGGCAGGGGCTTCTAAGTATTTGATATCCCCTTTTATAGCTGGGCTGATTCTTACTATTACAGATATCAGAGGAATTTTAATCATTGATATGGCGACTTTTTTTGTTACAGTCTTAGCGGTAGCTGCCGTACGAAAGAAAATTCAAGCCGTCAAGCCTCTAAAGGACGACTTTAACTTTTTTAAGGAGTTTAAGGAAGGTATACAGAGCATTATCTCTGATAAAGGAGTAAGAAGTCTAGTCATACTGATGGCATTTATGTGTTTCTTTGTTGCTTTTATACAAACGTTGATGACACCTATGATTTTGGCATTTGCTGATGCTAAGACACTTGGCATCATGGAATCAATAAGTGCTGTCGGTATGTTAATTGGAAGTTTGATTATTGGTTTTTTGCATATTAAGAATCATTTTTCTAGGATTCTGATGATTTCTTTAATGGTGGCTGGTGTTTTTATGGCAATGACTGGAACAACAACTAATAGCACGTTGATTGTGGTCTACTGTATTTTGTTTTTTACAGCACTGCCATTTGTTAATACCTGTGCAGATGTACTGATTCGGATCAGGATACCAAAAGACGTACAGGGAAGGGCTTGGGGGATGATCAGTGTCCTTACACAGGTTGGTTATGTGGTGGCGTATGCAGTCTGCGGCTTGTTGGCTGATTATGTGTTCGGACCGATGCTGATGAAGGATGGCATTTTGGCGGGAAGCGTAGGGCGGTTAATCGGTGTTGGGGAAGGACGTGGTATCGGGTTCATGCTTATGATCGCCGGAATTGTCATGGTTGCGTTTGCGTTTTTATTTGGCTCCAAAAAAAGCATTAAAGAGATGGAAGGGAGTATAAATGGATTGGTTAATTCTTAA
- a CDS encoding chemotaxis protein CheA — MNEQYNDPMLEAFLFETSQQVEELEQSVINAETTGEFSTENVNEIFRIMHTIKSSAAMMLFINVSTIAHTLEDLFYFLREKKPTKVDTSILSDLVLEGIDFIKLELEKIKNGDQADGDEAQLIQKITEHLNILKQINGIDSSFEKKELKESKQQYYISPENLHSQNNNSNAFKSIIHFQAGIEMENIRAYMIKHNLQDFSNEIYHIPEDITDNNESAEVIKRDGFILYFKNNKSIAEMHEFFSQLPAIDFYDLIQIDNIDQQQSENNIFLENKLNFPEDDKRVLDFPTNPQNKMISVNVQKLDLLMDLVGELVISEDMVTKNPDLKDMHLENFQKAARQLRKITSEIQDIVMSIRMVPLGPTFFKMNRIVRDMSKSLMKEVHLEISGEETEVDKNIIDNLSDPLMHIVRNALDHGLEPTEERVSSGKTREGVISLEAKNAGSEVVVTIKDDGRGLNKDKIILKAMQNGLLTKSPDEMTDREIFNLIFLPGFSTKDVVTEYSGRGVGMDVVNKNIEAVGGSIYVDSIEKKGTTITIKIPLTLAIIEGMNIKVGQSRYTIPLTSIKESFRPKKDDVFIDPDGNEMIMIRGGCYPVLRLHKFFNVKTEIINFHEGILIMLEHDQKAICLFVDELLGEQQVVVKALPDYIKNLKKIKGLAGCTLLGDGSISLILDVDHLY, encoded by the coding sequence ATGAATGAACAATATAATGATCCCATGTTAGAAGCATTTTTATTTGAAACATCACAACAGGTTGAGGAATTAGAACAATCTGTTATTAATGCAGAAACAACAGGTGAATTTTCTACCGAAAACGTAAATGAAATATTTCGTATCATGCACACTATAAAAAGCTCAGCTGCGATGATGTTATTTATTAATGTATCAACAATCGCTCATACACTTGAAGATCTATTCTACTTTTTAAGAGAAAAAAAACCAACAAAAGTAGATACGTCAATACTTAGTGATTTAGTACTTGAAGGGATTGACTTTATCAAACTTGAGCTTGAGAAAATAAAAAATGGTGATCAGGCAGATGGTGATGAAGCACAATTGATTCAAAAAATAACTGAACATTTAAACATTCTTAAACAAATAAATGGGATAGACTCATCCTTTGAAAAAAAGGAATTAAAGGAATCTAAGCAACAGTACTATATAAGTCCCGAAAATTTACATAGTCAGAACAACAACTCGAATGCTTTTAAATCTATTATCCATTTTCAAGCTGGAATCGAAATGGAGAATATTAGAGCATATATGATAAAACATAATCTTCAGGACTTCTCAAATGAAATCTACCATATTCCTGAGGATATTACAGATAATAATGAGAGTGCAGAAGTAATAAAAAGAGATGGGTTTATTTTATATTTTAAAAATAATAAGTCAATAGCTGAAATGCATGAATTTTTTAGTCAATTACCAGCTATAGATTTCTATGATTTAATCCAGATCGATAACATCGATCAACAACAGAGTGAAAATAACATATTCTTAGAAAATAAATTAAATTTTCCAGAAGATGATAAAAGAGTATTAGATTTCCCAACAAATCCTCAAAATAAAATGATTAGTGTTAATGTTCAAAAGTTGGACTTGCTGATGGATTTGGTAGGAGAACTGGTCATTTCTGAAGATATGGTAACCAAAAATCCAGATTTAAAAGACATGCATCTAGAAAATTTCCAAAAGGCTGCTAGACAATTACGAAAAATAACGAGTGAAATCCAAGATATTGTCATGTCAATACGAATGGTCCCACTTGGTCCAACTTTCTTTAAAATGAATCGAATTGTTAGAGACATGAGTAAGAGCCTTATGAAAGAAGTACATTTAGAAATTTCAGGAGAAGAAACAGAAGTTGATAAGAACATTATCGATAATTTAAGTGATCCCCTAATGCATATCGTTCGAAATGCATTGGATCATGGTCTAGAACCGACCGAGGAAAGAGTTTCAAGTGGTAAGACTAGAGAAGGTGTAATCTCACTTGAAGCAAAAAACGCAGGCAGCGAAGTAGTAGTTACCATCAAGGATGATGGAAGAGGTTTAAATAAAGATAAGATTATTTTAAAAGCAATGCAGAACGGATTACTAACAAAATCTCCTGATGAAATGACAGACAGAGAAATATTTAATCTTATCTTTTTACCTGGATTTTCCACTAAGGATGTTGTCACAGAGTATTCTGGTAGAGGCGTAGGAATGGATGTTGTCAACAAAAATATTGAAGCCGTGGGAGGTTCTATTTATGTTGATAGTATAGAGAAGAAAGGTACCACAATCACAATAAAAATACCTTTAACCTTGGCTATAATAGAAGGAATGAATATTAAAGTAGGACAGTCTCGATATACCATACCACTTACGTCTATTAAAGAATCCTTTCGGCCTAAAAAGGATGATGTATTTATTGACCCCGATGGAAATGAAATGATTATGATTCGGGGAGGTTGCTATCCAGTATTGAGATTACATAAGTTTTTTAACGTAAAAACAGAAATTATTAACTTTCATGAAGGTATTTTAATCATGTTAGAGCATGATCAAAAAGCAATTTGCCTTTTTGTTGATGAACTTCTTGGAGAACAACAAGTAGTCGTTAAAGCATTACCTGATTATATAAAGAATTTAAAGAAAATTAAAGGACTAGCTGGGTGCACGTTATTAGGTGATGGAAGCATTAGCTTAATATTGGATGTGGACCATTTATATTAA
- a CDS encoding NAD(P)/FAD-dependent oxidoreductase, with protein sequence MNKFDYLIIGAGMGGLSTGNFLAKYNKKVLILEKNHIPGGLVISFKRKGVQFDLGIEGLNELKEGETIPQFLKFWGASVKAEKNIGDICCFIDGKKFTFRNERLREDFIDAFPDNKDDVNRIFDINEKIFSEMYSGTEAPKPPYEMNLLDFIKFIVNNFRKKPTFMKYGLKNADVVLEKLTQNPMLRSAVFSKGITPMVYMAYAYRWSVIGKDYFPTDGMQAIPNASVQSFVHNGGVIKLNKEVTEILIENAQAIGVKTEDGSCFYANNIISNASPHFTYDLLPDSLPQKSKMKQKIEEKEIFPSICALFLSVKNTYDFGNTSCFSFLSSTNYKDDYHTYTPENCPIEMIVYPQKTNDKNRAVVALLPIPYQYHNNWETGPQRERSEAYYKLKSQVTDTIVTRIDSMMGNGFIDSLALADLSTPITFERYTYSKNGSFMGWSIDAKNYGKFMKQKTAIPNLHLVGQWVFPGFGVAGVMASGYYLAKDLLKQDGIDLEKDFKNFALGKEQLFQ encoded by the coding sequence ATGAATAAGTTCGATTATCTTATTATTGGTGCAGGTATGGGCGGTTTAAGCACGGGAAACTTTCTTGCTAAATATAACAAAAAAGTGCTCATTCTTGAAAAGAACCATATCCCTGGAGGACTAGTAATCTCTTTCAAACGAAAGGGGGTCCAGTTCGACCTCGGCATCGAAGGTCTGAATGAATTAAAGGAAGGAGAAACGATTCCACAATTCTTGAAGTTTTGGGGAGCATCTGTCAAAGCGGAAAAAAATATAGGCGATATTTGTTGTTTTATTGATGGCAAAAAGTTTACTTTTCGAAATGAACGGTTGAGAGAGGATTTTATTGACGCTTTCCCGGATAACAAAGACGATGTAAACCGCATTTTTGATATTAATGAAAAAATATTTTCAGAAATGTATTCAGGGACGGAAGCACCTAAACCGCCCTATGAAATGAATCTACTCGACTTTATAAAATTTATTGTGAATAACTTTCGGAAAAAGCCCACTTTTATGAAATATGGATTAAAAAATGCCGATGTTGTATTAGAAAAGTTAACGCAAAACCCTATGTTGCGATCAGCGGTGTTCTCAAAAGGGATTACGCCAATGGTGTATATGGCTTATGCTTACCGGTGGAGTGTTATTGGGAAAGATTATTTTCCGACAGATGGAATGCAGGCAATTCCGAATGCTTCAGTCCAGAGTTTTGTACATAATGGTGGAGTTATTAAATTAAATAAAGAAGTAACAGAAATTCTTATTGAAAACGCTCAAGCAATTGGTGTAAAGACAGAAGATGGAAGCTGCTTTTATGCAAATAACATTATTAGCAATGCTTCACCGCACTTCACCTATGATTTACTTCCCGATAGTCTCCCACAAAAAAGCAAGATGAAACAAAAGATCGAGGAAAAGGAAATATTCCCGAGTATCTGTGCTTTGTTTCTGTCCGTAAAAAACACCTATGATTTTGGAAATACGAGCTGTTTTTCTTTCTTAAGTAGTACGAATTACAAAGATGATTACCACACCTATACGCCTGAGAATTGCCCAATTGAGATGATTGTTTATCCACAAAAAACTAATGATAAAAACCGAGCTGTCGTTGCACTTCTCCCAATTCCCTATCAGTACCATAACAATTGGGAAACTGGTCCACAAAGAGAACGCAGTGAAGCCTACTACAAACTGAAAAGTCAAGTGACAGATACGATAGTAACAAGGATTGATTCCATGATGGGCAATGGTTTTATAGATAGCTTAGCGTTAGCTGATTTATCCACCCCTATTACATTTGAGCGATACACGTATAGTAAAAACGGTTCGTTTATGGGGTGGTCCATTGATGCCAAGAATTATGGAAAATTCATGAAACAGAAAACAGCAATACCAAATCTCCATTTAGTCGGACAATGGGTTTTCCCAGGATTTGGTGTAGCAGGTGTTATGGCTAGTGGATATTATCTAGCAAAAGACCTACTGAAACAGGACGGCATAGATTTAGAAAAAGACTTTAAAAATTTTGCACTAGGTAAAGAACAGTTATTCCAGTAA
- a CDS encoding TetR/AcrR family transcriptional regulator: MMILLHRKDGIITSTIEALHDVGIQNLSTKEIAKREGVSEGTLFRHYKNKTEILLAVLEHYSQYDDDIIQTCINRELAPIETLRNYILSYAEYYTNYPEITTIVHAYDSLMRDPLLENKVRSIIIKRTNFIQITIEKAIEIGELRGHIHSGYLTDLIVGGFRATCLRWRMEKQSFSLKDRTIWMIDMLIDGFVKE, encoded by the coding sequence ATGATGATCTTGTTACATAGAAAAGATGGTATTATCACTTCTACTATAGAGGCGTTACATGATGTTGGTATCCAAAATTTGTCAACCAAAGAAATAGCCAAACGTGAGGGGGTTTCTGAAGGTACATTATTTAGACACTATAAAAATAAAACAGAGATTTTGCTCGCTGTTTTAGAGCACTACAGTCAATATGACGATGATATTATTCAAACATGCATTAATAGGGAATTAGCCCCGATTGAGACATTACGCAACTACATTCTTTCATATGCAGAGTATTACACAAACTATCCAGAAATTACTACAATTGTGCATGCTTACGACAGTCTTATGCGTGATCCACTGCTAGAAAATAAGGTAAGATCTATTATCATTAAGAGAACGAACTTCATACAAATAACAATTGAAAAAGCTATTGAAATAGGTGAGTTAAGAGGACATATTCACAGTGGTTATTTAACTGACTTAATAGTAGGTGGCTTTAGAGCAACTTGTTTAAGGTGGAGAATGGAAAAACAAAGTTTTTCATTAAAAGATAGAACTATTTGGATGATTGATATGTTAATAGATGGTTTTGTTAAAGAATGA